A window from Zingiber officinale cultivar Zhangliang chromosome 7A, Zo_v1.1, whole genome shotgun sequence encodes these proteins:
- the LOC121999472 gene encoding auxin-responsive protein SAUR32-like has product SDQDAEGNGSGEGHGDGEGGGGAAAVAVPVKHLSHPLFAELLEKAAAEYGFHHSGAVVIPCTIEHFCHVRHEIERDLAALRRHHHHHHHHSQFIVPIWK; this is encoded by the coding sequence TCCGACCAAGATGCAGAGGGAAACGGCTCCGGCGAAGGGCACGGTGACGGTGAAGGTGGGGGAGGAGCAGCGGCGGTTGCGGTGCCGGTGAAGCACCTGAGCCACCCTCTGTTCGCGGAGCTCCTGGAGAAGGCCGCGGCCGAGTACGGCTTCCACCACTCCGGAGCCGTCGTCATCCCCTGCACCATCGAACACTTCTGCCATGTCCGCCACGAGATCGAGCGAGACCTCGCCGCACTCCGCCGCCACcaccatcaccaccaccaccactccCAGTTCATTGTGCCCATTTGGAAGTAA